In Equus caballus isolate H_3958 breed thoroughbred chromosome 25, TB-T2T, whole genome shotgun sequence, one DNA window encodes the following:
- the DOLPP1 gene encoding dolichyldiphosphatase 1, whose product MAADGQCSLPASWRPVSLTHVEYPAGDLSGHLLAYLSLSPVFVIVGFVTLIIFKRELHTISFLGGLALNEGVNWLIKHVIQEPRPCGGPHMAVGTKYGMPSSHSQFMWFFSVYSFLFLYLRMHQTNNARFLDLLWRHVLSLGLLTAAFLVSYSRVYLLYHTWSQVLYGGIAGSLMAIAWFVFTQEVLTPLFPRIAAWPISEFFLIRDTSLIPNVLWFEYTVTRAEARNRQRKLGTKLQ is encoded by the exons ATGGCAGCGGACGGACAGTGCTCGCTCCCCGCTTCATGGCGGCCAGTGTCCCTCACCCACGTCGAATATCCTGCAG GTGATCTCTCTGGCCACCTCCTTGCCTACCTGAGCCTCAGCCCTGTGTTTGTCATCGTCGGTTTTGTGACCCTCATCATATTCAAGCGGGAGCTGCACACG ATCTCATTCCTCGGGGGCCTGGCACTGAACGAGGGGGTCAACTGGCTGATTAAACACGTCATCCAGGAGCCGCGGCCCTGTGGAG gcCCCCACATGGCAGTGGGCACCAAGTACGGGATGCCCTCCAGCCATTCGCAGTTTATGTGGTTCTTCTCCGTctattccttccttttcctgtACTTACG AATGCACCAAACAAACAACGCCAGGTTCCTGGACTTGCTGTGGAGGCACGTGCTCTCCCTGGGTCTCCTCACCGCGGCCTTTCTAGTCTCCTACAGCAG GGTCTACCTGCTGTACCACACCTGGAGCCAGGTGCTCTATGGGGGCATCGCCGGAAGCCTCATGGCCATCGCCTGGTTTGTCTTCACCCAGGAGGTCCTCACACCGCTGTTCCCCAGGATAGCAGCCTG GCCTATCTCTGAGTTCTTCCTAATTCGAGACACGAGCCTCATTCCCAACGTACTCTGGTTTGAGTACACAGTAACCCGAGCAGAAGCCAG